One stretch of Bombina bombina isolate aBomBom1 chromosome 7, aBomBom1.pri, whole genome shotgun sequence DNA includes these proteins:
- the BDNF gene encoding brain-derived neurotrophic factor, producing the protein MTILFLTMVISYFSCMKAAPMKEASVRGQSGLAYPGLRTHGTLESIGGPMSNSRGGGLPSLTDTFEQVIEELLEEEQNIRQSEEKKDSDLYSSRVMLSSQVPLEPPLLFLLEEYKNYLDAANMSMRVRRHSDPARRGELSVCDSISEWVTAADKKTAVDMSGQTVTVLEKVPVPKGQLKQYFYETKCNPMGYMKEGCRGIDKRYWNSQCRTTQSYVRALTMDGKKKVGWRFIRIDTSCVCTLTIKRGR; encoded by the coding sequence ATGACAATCCTTTTCCTTACTATGGTTATTTCATACTTCAGTTGCATGAAAGCTGCCCCCATGAAAGAAGCCAGTGTCAGAGGACAGAGTGGCTTGGCTTACCCAGGTCTGCGGACCCATGGTACTCTGGAGAGCATAGGTGGGCCTATGAGCAATTCAAGAGGTGGTGGACTTCCATCCTTGACAGATACCTTTGAACAGGTCATAGAGGAGCTTTTAGAGGAAGAACAAAACATACGACAAAGTGAGGAAAAAAAGGACTCAGACTTGTATTCATCTAGAGTTATGTTGAGCAGTCAAGTGCCTTTGGAGCCACCACTTCTTTTTCTTCTAGAGGAGTACAAAAACTACTTGGATGCTGCAAACATGTCTATGAGGGTTCGGCGTCACTCAGACCCTGCTCGACGTGGGGagctgagtgtgtgtgacagtattaGTGAGTGGGTTACTGCCGCAGACAAGAAAACTGCTGTGGACATGTCAGGTCAAACTGTTACTGTCCTTGAAAAAGTCCCAGTACCCAAAGGCCAACTGAAGCAATATTTCTATGAGACCAAATGTAACCCTATGGGTTATATGAAGGAAGGATGCAGAGGCATAGACAAAAGGTACTGGAATTCACAGTGCCGAACTACCCAATCGTATGTGCGTGCTCTCACCATGGATGGCAAAAAAAAAGTTGGCTGGCGATTTATAAGAATAGACACTTCATGTGTATGTACATTGACCATAAAAAGAGGAAGATAG